A DNA window from Pseudomonas tohonis contains the following coding sequences:
- a CDS encoding chorismate--pyruvate lyase family protein: MPDAALAHPPRWLSATQLHPAPPAGLRDWLFDQGSLTRRLTALSADAFSVTPLVEGWQVLRTDECTALGVPDGSQGWVREVYLRGHGEAWVFARSVAARSALEGSGLALGELGSRSLGELLFSDRAFARGPIEVTRYPAAWLPAEVRAERLWGRRSCFRRGDLAVLVAEIFLPTLWQHAGIEPV, translated from the coding sequence GTGCCAGACGCCGCCCTCGCCCATCCGCCCCGCTGGCTCAGCGCCACGCAACTGCACCCCGCGCCCCCTGCCGGGCTGCGTGACTGGCTGTTCGACCAGGGCTCGCTGACCCGTCGCCTCACCGCCCTCTCGGCCGACGCCTTCAGCGTCACCCCCCTGGTGGAGGGCTGGCAGGTGCTGCGCACCGACGAATGCACCGCCCTCGGCGTGCCGGACGGCAGCCAGGGCTGGGTCCGCGAGGTCTACCTGCGCGGCCACGGCGAAGCCTGGGTATTCGCCCGCAGCGTGGCGGCGCGCAGTGCGCTGGAGGGCTCCGGCCTCGCTCTCGGCGAGCTGGGCAGCCGCTCCCTCGGCGAGTTGCTGTTCAGCGACCGCGCCTTCGCCCGCGGCCCCATCGAAGTCACCCGATATCCCGCCGCCTGGCTGCCTGCAGAGGTACGCGCCGAGCGCCTGTGGGGGCGCCGCTCCTGTTTCCGCCGGGGTGATCTGGCGGTGCTGGTGGCCGAGATATTCCTGCCCACCCTGTGGCAGCACGCCGGCATCGAGCCCGTATAA
- a CDS encoding hemolysin family protein, producing the protein MDPSPASSLTSYFADFGLVLFALFLVVLNGFFVAAEFAMVKLRATRVEAIADKHGWRGSILRTVHNQLDAYLSACQLGITLASLGLGWVGEPAFAHLLGPLLGAVGIESEKLAHGISFFTAFFIISYLHIVVGELAPKSWAIRKPELLSLWTAVPLYLFYWLMYPAIWLLNASANAILRIAGQGEPGPHHEHHYSRDELKLILHSSRARDPSDQDMRVLASAVEMGELEVVDWANSREDLIYLEHDAPLADILSVIRRHKYSRYPVHNAQTGEFIGVLHIKDLLLALSALDSLPESFDLAELTRPVERVTKHMPLSRLLEQFRQGGAHFALVEEADGKVVGFLTMEDVLEVLVGDIQDEHRKTERGILAYQPGKLLVRGDTPLFKVERLLGIDLDHVEADTLAGLIYETLNRVPEEEEVLETEGLRIIVKKMKGPKIVLAKVVSID; encoded by the coding sequence ATGGACCCGTCCCCCGCTAGTTCACTGACTTCCTATTTCGCCGACTTCGGCCTCGTTCTGTTCGCCCTGTTCCTCGTCGTGCTCAACGGTTTCTTCGTGGCCGCCGAGTTCGCCATGGTCAAGCTGCGAGCCACCCGTGTCGAAGCCATCGCCGACAAGCACGGCTGGCGCGGCAGCATCCTGCGCACCGTGCACAACCAGCTGGACGCCTACCTCTCGGCCTGCCAGCTGGGCATCACCCTCGCCTCGCTCGGCCTCGGCTGGGTCGGCGAGCCGGCCTTCGCCCACCTGCTCGGCCCGCTGCTCGGCGCCGTCGGCATCGAGTCGGAGAAACTGGCCCACGGCATCTCCTTCTTCACCGCCTTCTTCATCATTTCCTACCTGCACATCGTGGTCGGCGAGCTGGCGCCCAAGTCCTGGGCCATCCGCAAGCCCGAGCTGCTGTCGCTGTGGACGGCGGTGCCGCTGTACCTCTTCTACTGGCTGATGTACCCGGCCATCTGGCTGCTCAACGCCAGCGCCAACGCCATCCTGCGCATCGCCGGGCAAGGTGAGCCCGGCCCGCACCACGAGCACCACTACAGCCGCGACGAGCTGAAGCTGATCCTCCACTCCAGCCGCGCCCGCGACCCCAGCGACCAGGACATGCGCGTGCTGGCCTCCGCCGTCGAGATGGGCGAGCTGGAAGTGGTCGACTGGGCCAACTCCCGCGAGGACCTGATCTACCTGGAGCACGACGCGCCGCTGGCCGACATCCTCAGCGTGATCCGCCGCCACAAGTACAGCCGCTACCCGGTGCACAACGCCCAGACCGGCGAGTTCATCGGCGTGCTGCACATCAAGGACCTGCTCCTGGCCCTCTCCGCGCTGGACAGCCTGCCCGAGTCCTTCGACCTGGCCGAACTGACCCGTCCCGTGGAGCGCGTGACAAAGCACATGCCGCTGTCGCGCCTCTTGGAACAGTTCCGCCAGGGCGGCGCGCACTTCGCCCTGGTCGAGGAGGCCGACGGCAAGGTGGTCGGCTTCCTGACCATGGAAGACGTGCTCGAAGTGCTGGTCGGCGACATCCAGGACGAACACCGCAAGACCGAGCGCGGCATCCTCGCCTACCAGCCCGGCAAGCTGCTGGTGCGCGGCGACACCCCGCTGTTCAAGGTCGAGCGCCTGCTCGGCATCGACCTCGACCACGTCGAGGCGGACACCCTCGCCGGCCTGATCTACGAAACCCTCAACCGCGTGCCCGAGGAAGAGGAAGTGCTGGAGACCGAAGGCCTGCGCATCATCGTCAAGAAGATGAAAGGCCCGAAGATCGTCCTCGCCAAGGTGGTCAGCATCGACTGA
- a CDS encoding winged helix DNA-binding protein, which yields MTRRHSQSNRRAVAQAIIDMDESWIALFADLGLGDLCYSDLFTHMWLRRDQLLRKTDLYACMPSISRRTAVKYVQQLIDQGLLEETGSEDDRRVRQVALTEPVIERLERFYDQACEHFAALARG from the coding sequence ATGACCCGCCGCCACAGCCAGAGCAATCGCCGCGCCGTCGCCCAGGCGATCATCGACATGGACGAAAGCTGGATCGCCCTGTTCGCCGACCTCGGCCTGGGAGACCTCTGCTACAGCGACCTGTTCACCCACATGTGGCTGCGCCGTGACCAGTTGCTGCGCAAGACCGACCTCTACGCCTGCATGCCCAGCATCAGCCGGCGCACCGCGGTGAAATACGTGCAGCAACTGATCGACCAGGGCCTGCTGGAGGAAACCGGTTCGGAAGATGACAGGCGGGTGCGCCAGGTGGCCCTGACCGAGCCGGTGATCGAGCGCCTGGAGCGCTTCTACGACCAGGCCTGCGAACACTTCGCGGCACTGGCCAGGGGCTGA
- the phoB gene encoding phosphate regulon transcriptional regulator PhoB, whose amino-acid sequence MVGKNILIVDDEAPIREMIAVALEMAGYECLEAENTQQAHAIIVDRKPDLILLDWMLPGTSGIELARRLKRDELTGDIPIIMLTAKGEEDNKIQGLEVGADDYITKPFSPRELVARLKAVLRRAGPTDSEAPIEIGGLLLDPISHRVTIDGKPAEMGPTEYRLLQFFMTHQERAYTRGQLLDQVWGGNVYVEERTVDVHIRRLRKALGDAYENLVQTVRGTGYRFSTKG is encoded by the coding sequence ATGGTTGGCAAGAACATCCTGATAGTCGACGACGAAGCGCCCATCCGCGAAATGATCGCGGTGGCTTTGGAAATGGCCGGCTACGAGTGCCTGGAGGCCGAGAACACCCAGCAGGCGCACGCCATCATCGTCGACCGCAAACCCGACCTGATCCTTCTCGACTGGATGCTCCCCGGCACCTCCGGCATCGAGCTGGCCCGCCGCCTGAAGCGCGACGAGCTGACCGGCGACATCCCGATCATCATGCTCACCGCCAAGGGTGAGGAGGACAACAAGATCCAGGGCCTGGAGGTCGGCGCCGACGACTACATCACCAAGCCCTTCTCGCCCCGCGAGCTGGTGGCCCGCCTCAAGGCCGTGCTGCGCCGTGCCGGCCCCACCGACAGCGAAGCGCCGATCGAGATCGGCGGCCTGCTGCTGGACCCCATCAGCCACCGCGTCACCATCGACGGCAAGCCCGCCGAGATGGGCCCGACCGAGTACCGCCTGCTGCAGTTCTTCATGACCCACCAGGAGCGCGCCTACACCCGTGGCCAGCTGCTGGACCAGGTCTGGGGCGGCAACGTGTACGTCGAGGAGCGCACCGTGGACGTGCACATCCGCCGCCTGCGCAAGGCCCTGGGCGATGCCTACGAAAACCTGGTGCAGACCGTGCGCGGCACCGGTTATCGTTTTTCCACCAAGGGCTGA
- a CDS encoding rubredoxin, whose translation MKKWQCVVCGLIYDESLGWPDDGIAPGTRWEDVPADWLCPDCGVGKLDFEMIEIG comes from the coding sequence ATGAAAAAGTGGCAATGCGTGGTCTGTGGTCTGATCTATGACGAATCCCTGGGCTGGCCGGACGACGGCATCGCGCCGGGCACCCGTTGGGAAGACGTGCCGGCCGACTGGCTGTGCCCCGATTGCGGCGTCGGCAAGCTGGACTTCGAGATGATCGAGATCGGCTGA
- a CDS encoding sugar phosphate isomerase/epimerase family protein — protein sequence MQFKLFKTLWGVHGAPDEAARLALEAGFDGLEAAVPEAPEARDALGQALSEHGVPFIAEVCTGGSYVPDRHATPAEHLADLRRKVRAAQPLGPLLCNVIAGCDAWPLAVQRDFFAAALELEADLGVPLSFETHRGRSMFNPWVTETLLRQLPELRLTADISHWVVVAERLLDDDWDLLLAVAEQVRHVHGRVGYPQGPQVPHPAAPEYADCLAFHQRFWEAVWRAQRRRGASLSSMTPEFGPDRYLHTLPFTDQPVADLWQVNRWMGDTEREHFCRWIGGDA from the coding sequence ATGCAGTTTAAGTTATTCAAGACCCTGTGGGGGGTCCACGGAGCGCCCGATGAGGCGGCCCGGCTGGCGCTGGAGGCCGGCTTCGACGGTCTCGAAGCAGCGGTGCCGGAAGCGCCCGAGGCCCGTGATGCGTTGGGCCAGGCGTTGAGCGAGCACGGCGTGCCCTTCATCGCCGAGGTCTGCACCGGCGGCAGCTATGTTCCCGATCGCCATGCGACCCCTGCCGAGCACCTGGCGGACCTGCGGCGCAAGGTGCGGGCCGCCCAGCCGCTGGGCCCGTTGCTGTGTAACGTGATCGCCGGTTGCGATGCCTGGCCGCTGGCGGTGCAGCGCGATTTCTTCGCCGCCGCCCTCGAACTGGAGGCGGACCTGGGCGTGCCCTTGAGCTTCGAAACCCATCGCGGGCGCTCGATGTTCAATCCCTGGGTCACCGAGACGCTGCTGCGGCAACTGCCGGAGCTGCGCCTGACGGCGGACATCAGTCACTGGGTGGTGGTCGCCGAGCGCCTGCTGGACGATGACTGGGACCTGCTGCTGGCGGTGGCCGAACAGGTCCGGCACGTGCACGGGCGGGTGGGTTATCCACAGGGGCCGCAGGTGCCGCACCCAGCCGCGCCGGAGTACGCCGATTGCCTGGCGTTCCACCAGCGCTTCTGGGAGGCGGTATGGCGTGCCCAGCGGCGACGTGGCGCAAGCCTGAGCAGCATGACCCCGGAATTCGGTCCCGATCGCTACCTGCACACCCTGCCCTTCACCGACCAGCCGGTGGCGGACCTGTGGCAGGTGAACCGCTGGATGGGCGACACGGAGCGCGAGCACTTTTGCCGCTGGATCGGAGGTGACGCATGA
- the ubiA gene encoding 4-hydroxybenzoate octaprenyltransferase gives MYLKLLQSLNRLHPRAWDFVQLTRMDKPIGIYLLLWPTLWALWVAGEGRPSLKNVLVFVLGVVLMRAAGCVINDYADRHFDGHVSRTKARPLASGAIRPREALLFFAALVALSFGLVLLTNATTIWLSFGGLALAACYPFMKRYTFYPQVVLGAAFSWGMPMAFTAETGELPAAAWLLYIANLLWTVAYDTYYAMTDREDDLKIGVKSTAILFGDADRIIIATLQGLALLCLLLAGSRFELGLCFHLGLLGAAACFAWESWSTRTRDPQACFKAFLHNHWAGMAIFIGLVADYALR, from the coding sequence ATGTACCTCAAGCTCCTGCAATCGCTCAACCGCCTGCACCCCCGTGCCTGGGACTTCGTCCAGCTGACGCGCATGGACAAGCCCATCGGCATCTACCTGCTGCTCTGGCCGACGCTCTGGGCGCTGTGGGTCGCGGGCGAGGGCCGCCCGAGCCTGAAGAACGTCCTGGTGTTCGTCCTCGGCGTGGTGCTGATGCGCGCAGCCGGCTGCGTGATCAATGACTACGCCGACCGCCATTTCGATGGCCACGTCTCCCGCACCAAGGCCCGCCCCCTGGCCAGCGGCGCGATCAGGCCGCGCGAGGCGCTGCTGTTCTTCGCCGCGCTGGTGGCGCTCAGCTTCGGCCTGGTGCTGCTGACCAACGCCACCACCATCTGGCTGTCATTCGGCGGCCTGGCCCTGGCCGCCTGCTACCCCTTCATGAAGCGGTACACCTTCTACCCCCAGGTGGTGCTCGGCGCGGCCTTCTCCTGGGGCATGCCCATGGCCTTCACCGCCGAGACCGGCGAGCTGCCGGCGGCAGCCTGGTTGCTGTACATCGCCAACCTGCTGTGGACGGTGGCCTACGACACCTACTACGCCATGACCGACCGCGAGGACGACCTGAAGATCGGCGTCAAATCCACCGCCATCCTCTTCGGCGACGCCGACCGCATCATCATCGCCACCCTGCAGGGCCTGGCGCTCCTGTGCCTGTTGCTGGCCGGCAGCCGCTTCGAACTGGGCCTGTGCTTCCACCTCGGCCTGCTCGGCGCCGCCGCCTGCTTCGCCTGGGAGTCCTGGAGCACGCGCACGCGCGATCCGCAAGCCTGCTTCAAGGCCTTCCTGCACAACCATTGGGCGGGGATGGCGATCTTCATCGGCCTGGTGGCCGACTACGCGCTGCGCTGA
- the phoR gene encoding phosphate regulon sensor histidine kinase PhoR: MNQDWRRAVIRRLLLLLVACLLGGFITGEYGWALAVGLGAYLGWTLSQLLRLHKWLKEHKPDEPPPDGYGLWGEVFDSIYHLQRRDQRVRGRLQAVIDRVQESTAALKDAVVMLDSEGNLDWWNRAAENLLGLKTPQDSGQPVTNLIRHPRFKEYFEQENYRESLDLPSPVNDRLRLQFHITQYGNREHLMLVRDVTRIHQLEQMRKDFVANVSHELRTPLTVIAGYLETLLDNVEDVNPRWARALQQMNSQAGRMQNLLNDLLLLAKLEATDYPSDNQPVVVDALLQSIRNDAIALSGSRQHRITLEADAACRLRGSEADLRSAFSNLVFNAVKYTPDGGDVRIRWWSDEQGAHLAVQDSGIGIEGKHLPRLTERFYRVDSSRASNTGGTGLGLAIVKHVLIRHRGRLDISSVLNHGSTFTCHFPPSQVAPRA, from the coding sequence TTGAACCAGGACTGGCGTCGCGCCGTAATCCGCCGTTTGCTCCTCCTCCTCGTCGCCTGCCTGCTCGGCGGATTCATCACCGGCGAGTACGGCTGGGCGCTGGCCGTCGGCCTCGGTGCCTACCTCGGCTGGACCCTCAGCCAGCTCCTGCGCCTGCACAAGTGGCTCAAGGAACACAAACCCGACGAGCCGCCGCCGGACGGCTACGGCCTGTGGGGCGAAGTGTTCGACAGCATCTACCACCTGCAGCGCCGCGACCAGCGCGTGCGCGGGCGCCTGCAGGCGGTGATCGACCGCGTGCAGGAGTCCACCGCCGCCCTCAAGGACGCCGTGGTGATGCTCGACAGCGAGGGCAACCTCGACTGGTGGAACCGCGCCGCCGAGAACCTGCTGGGCCTCAAGACCCCGCAGGACAGCGGCCAGCCGGTGACCAACCTGATCCGCCACCCGCGCTTCAAGGAATACTTCGAGCAGGAAAACTACCGCGAGTCCCTCGACCTGCCCTCGCCGGTCAACGACCGCCTGCGCCTGCAGTTCCACATCACCCAGTACGGCAACCGCGAGCACCTGATGCTGGTGCGCGACGTCACCCGCATCCACCAGCTGGAACAGATGCGCAAGGACTTCGTCGCCAACGTCTCCCACGAACTGCGCACCCCGCTGACCGTGATCGCCGGCTACCTGGAGACCCTGCTGGACAACGTCGAGGACGTGAACCCGCGCTGGGCCCGCGCCCTGCAACAGATGAACTCGCAGGCCGGGCGCATGCAGAACCTGCTCAACGACCTGCTGCTGCTGGCCAAGCTCGAAGCCACCGACTACCCCTCGGACAACCAGCCGGTGGTGGTCGACGCCCTGCTGCAGAGCATCCGCAACGACGCCATCGCCCTGTCCGGCAGCCGCCAGCACAGGATCACCCTGGAAGCCGACGCCGCCTGCAGGCTGCGCGGCAGCGAGGCCGACCTGCGCAGCGCCTTCTCCAACCTGGTGTTCAACGCGGTCAAGTACACCCCCGACGGTGGCGACGTGCGCATCCGCTGGTGGAGCGACGAACAGGGCGCGCACCTGGCCGTGCAGGACTCCGGCATCGGCATCGAGGGCAAGCACCTGCCGCGCCTGACCGAGCGCTTCTACCGGGTCGACTCCAGCCGCGCCAGCAACACCGGCGGCACCGGCCTGGGCCTGGCCATCGTCAAGCACGTGCTGATCCGCCACCGTGGCCGCCTGGACATCAGCTCCGTGCTCAACCACGGCAGCACCTTCACCTGCCACTTCCCGCCCAGCCAGGTCGCGCCGCGCGCCTGA